A single genomic interval of Cupriavidus sp. MP-37 harbors:
- a CDS encoding cytochrome c/FTR1 family iron permease, with protein MQALRILSLVLVSLALSVSTALAEPLSTQDKAKQVWQLLDYLAVDYGGSVNDGRITNEAEYAEMQEFAQTVARQLGELPPGPASEQLGKEAGALRLSIAAKASPETVAELARKLASGVLTAYPVPMAPSKAPDLQNGAKLYQSHCASCHGVSGNADGPLAAKLNPPPIALADHARAQERSVFALQQIITRGVEGTSMPGFAHLSEDDRWALAYFASTLSYSDTDRQAGAKLWTAEPGLRAAVPTLDKLSQTSEAALAKFVGAQTSRDGLAYLRSSPDVLAASTTDSLSIAKEKLKESVTALDKGDTRAASQLALSAYLDGFEPVEPALAAKNQALFLDIEKTMGLYRNAVANGQAERAHDIAAQLQSRLDEAQEALAGANDAFSTFLGAFTILLREGLEALLVVVAMLAFLKKANRTDVLPYVHAGWVTALGAGGLTWAVATYVVDLSGASREMTEGFSAVFAAVVLLGVGMWMHQKSLAGRWQSYVKEKLSSALNRKSAFMLFLLSFVTVYREVFETVLFYAALWSDGNGAYMLAGLGCGIAVLAVIAFLLLRSTARLPIRQFFAFSSALVGVLAVVLIGKGVAALQKVGLLQVTPLSMPRIDVLGVYPSVQTIAAQVAILLIIVASVTYNLRSQRTARV; from the coding sequence ATGCAAGCCCTGCGCATCCTCTCCCTCGTTCTAGTCTCCTTGGCGCTATCCGTCTCGACGGCTTTGGCCGAGCCTCTATCCACGCAAGACAAGGCCAAGCAAGTCTGGCAATTGCTGGACTACCTTGCCGTTGACTATGGCGGTTCAGTCAACGATGGCCGCATCACCAATGAGGCTGAATATGCCGAGATGCAAGAGTTCGCGCAGACGGTCGCGCGACAGCTAGGCGAATTGCCGCCAGGACCCGCCTCCGAACAACTAGGCAAGGAAGCTGGCGCATTGCGTTTGTCCATCGCAGCGAAGGCCTCGCCAGAAACTGTCGCCGAACTGGCTCGGAAGTTGGCCAGCGGCGTCCTCACAGCCTATCCGGTTCCTATGGCACCAAGCAAGGCGCCTGATTTGCAGAACGGGGCGAAGCTCTATCAAAGCCATTGTGCGTCCTGCCACGGCGTATCCGGTAACGCGGACGGCCCCCTCGCAGCGAAACTCAACCCGCCCCCGATTGCGCTGGCCGACCACGCGCGCGCGCAGGAACGCAGCGTCTTTGCCTTGCAACAGATCATCACGCGCGGCGTGGAGGGAACATCGATGCCGGGCTTTGCCCATCTCTCCGAAGACGACCGATGGGCTCTGGCCTATTTTGCTTCGACGCTGTCTTATTCAGATACTGACCGCCAGGCGGGCGCCAAGCTTTGGACTGCTGAACCGGGGCTGCGCGCGGCGGTTCCCACGCTCGACAAGCTTAGCCAGACCTCGGAGGCGGCACTTGCTAAATTCGTGGGTGCACAGACCTCTCGTGATGGTCTTGCATACCTGCGAAGCTCACCGGACGTACTGGCCGCATCGACCACCGATAGTCTCTCAATCGCCAAGGAAAAGCTGAAGGAAAGTGTCACTGCGCTTGACAAGGGAGACACGCGGGCCGCATCGCAACTGGCTTTGTCCGCATATCTTGATGGGTTCGAACCAGTTGAGCCTGCGTTGGCTGCCAAGAACCAGGCTCTCTTCCTGGACATCGAGAAGACGATGGGACTCTATCGAAATGCCGTCGCGAATGGCCAGGCAGAGCGCGCGCATGACATCGCAGCGCAACTGCAGTCAAGGCTGGACGAGGCGCAGGAAGCGCTCGCAGGCGCCAATGACGCATTCTCGACCTTCCTTGGCGCCTTTACGATCCTGCTTCGTGAAGGGCTTGAAGCGCTGTTGGTAGTCGTAGCCATGCTGGCGTTCCTCAAGAAGGCCAATCGCACTGACGTCCTTCCCTACGTTCACGCGGGTTGGGTCACTGCGCTGGGAGCCGGTGGATTGACGTGGGCGGTAGCTACCTACGTCGTTGATCTGAGCGGCGCTAGTCGCGAAATGACCGAAGGCTTCTCCGCGGTCTTCGCGGCGGTCGTCCTACTCGGCGTCGGCATGTGGATGCACCAGAAGAGTCTGGCGGGACGCTGGCAATCGTACGTGAAGGAAAAGCTGTCGTCGGCATTGAACAGGAAATCGGCGTTTATGCTCTTCCTGCTATCGTTCGTCACGGTCTACCGGGAAGTATTTGAGACCGTGCTCTTCTACGCGGCCCTGTGGTCCGATGGCAACGGTGCCTACATGCTCGCGGGACTCGGTTGCGGTATTGCTGTGCTGGCAGTGATTGCGTTTCTGCTCCTGCGATCGACGGCGCGTTTGCCGATTCGACAATTTTTCGCGTTCAGCTCCGCCTTGGTTGGCGTGCTTGCCGTGGTCCTGATTGGCAAGGGCGTGGCGGCACTGCAGAAAGTTGGCCTGTTGCAAGTGACGCCGCTCTCTATGCCGCGTATCGATGTCTTGGGCGTTTACCCCTCTGTGCAAACCATTGCCGCGCAAGTGGCTATTCTCCTCATCATCGTTGCCAGCGTGACCTATAACTTGCGATCGCAACGTACCGCGAGGGTGTGA